The DNA region CGTTCTCGAAGGAGCCGATGGGAGCGCGCATGCGCATCACGCTAACAGCGACCCCGGGGGCCTCGGCCGGCCGTCTCACCGTACGGGCGGGATGGAAACCGCCATGGTGACTTCGGCCGGCTCGGAGCCGTCGTTGCGGTAGGTGTGCGGGTGATGGGCCTCGAACGAGGCGGATCCGCCCTCCGGTACGGCGTACGAGGTGCCATCGACGACCAGGGTGAGCTCGCCCGCGGTGACGTGGAGCAGTTCGACGGTGCCCTCGGGGTGCGGATCGGAGGCGCTGCTGTCGCCGGGCATCAGGCGCCAGGACCAGAGTTCGAGCGGCCCTCTCGCCTCCGTACCGACGAGCAGGGTGCTGGAACTGCCCGCGTCGGTGGACCACATGCGCACCGCCTGGCTCTCGGGCACCAGTCGCACCGGTGAGCCCTGCTCGTGGTCGAGGAGCGTGGTGATGCTGACACCCAGTGCGTCGGCGAGCTTGACCGTGGTGCCGACGCTCGGGTTGGTGCGGGCCTGTTCGATCTGGATGATCATGCCGCGGCTGACCCCGGCACGGGCTGCGAGAACGTCCAGGGTGAAGCCGCGTTCCCCCCGCCAGCGCTTGAGGTTGCGTGCGAGCGACTGAGTGAGCTGATCGAGGTCAGACACATTCCGTCCAATATTTTGGATGACGGGGTCGAAAATACTGCACTACGGTGCGGTGTACCCAAGCATTCATCGCACTGTACTGCGAGGCATGCAATGCCAGCACTGTTCGCGCTGGCCACCAGCCTGCTCTGGGGACTGGCCGACTTCGGCGGTGGGCTGCTCACCCGGCGCATCCCCGCGCTCACCGTGGTCGTCGTCTCGCAGGCCGCCGCGACCGCGGTGCTGGGCGTCATCGTGATCGCGACCGGCGGCTGGAGCGAGGCGGGCCCGCAGCTGTGGTTCGCCGTCGCGACGGGCGTCGTCGGGCCGGTCGCGATGTAGAGCTTCTACAAGGCCCTGGCGCTCGGCCCGATGGGGGTTGTGTCCCCGCTCGGATCGCTGGGTGTCGCCGTGCCGGTGAGTGTCGGGCTCGTGATCGGGGAGCGGCCGGGGCTGCCGCAGTTCGCCGGGGTCGGTATCGCCGTGGTGGGCGTCGTGCCGGCGGGCGGTCCGCAGCTGCGCGGGGCGCCGGTGCAGCGCCGGGCGGTGCTGCTGACCCTGGTGGCCGCGTTCGGCTTCGGGGCGGTGATGTCCCTGATCGCGGAGGCGTCCACGACGGTGACCGGGCTGTTCCTGGCCCTCTCCGTCCAGCGCCTCACCAATATCGCGGTGGGCGGTGCGGCCCTGTACGCATCGGAGCGCCGCGGGGCACAGGCGCTGCCCGAGGAGGGCGGGGCCGCCGCGGTGCTGGTCGCGCTGCCCGCGCTGGCGCTCATCGGGCTCGCGGATGTCGCGGCCAACGGCACGAACTCGATCGCCGCACAGCACGGACCGGTGACGGTGGCCGCCGTGCTCGCCTCGCTCTGTCCGGTGGTCACCGCCCTGGCCGCGCGCGGCGTACTGAAGGAGCGGCTGCGTGGGGTGCAGGCCGCCGGGGCCGGTCTCGCCCTGGTCGGCACAGTGCTGCTCGCGACCGGATGAGGCCCGGCAGCCACCGCGGTCAGCCGGCGGACGGGCCCGGTTTCTCACCCGGTTCCGCCAGGGCCAGCAATTGCTCGGGCGTGACGCCCGTCGGGATCGGTACCGGAGCAGGGGTACGCAGCGGCGGCTGCCAGCCCTTCTCGGGGTGCCAGCTGCGTACGACACGGGCGGGGGCGCCGGCCACCACCGCGTGATCGGGCACCTCGCCCCGTACCACCGCTCCCGCGGCGACCACCACATTGCGCCCGAGCGTGGCGCCCGGGAGGATCACCGCTCCGGTGCCGATCCAGCAGCCCGGCCCGATGGCGACCGGCTCCATGCGGGGCCACTGCCGGCCCACCGGCTCGTGCGGATCGTCGTAACTGTGGTTCGTCGACGTGATGTAGACATACGGCCCGCAGTACGTGTCCGAGCCGATGGTCACCGTGGTGTCGGCGACCACATGGCTGCCGCGGCCGAGCACCACCCCGTCCCCCAGGGTCAGGATCGGATCGGGACCGAGGTCCAGGTCGGGCATGAGTCCGGCCGTCAGCGTGACCTGTTCGCCGATCACACAGTGCGAGCCGAGCTCGATCCACCGCTCCCCGAAGACCGTGCCCTGCGGAAAAGCCAGCCGGGTGCCCGCGCCGATCCGGCCGAAGCGCAGCGCGCCGGGGCGATCCGCGGTGACGGCGCCTGTCTCCTGCACCCAGCGCCAGCTGCGGTGGACGGCCCGGGACAGGGCGCGCCGCCGCCAGGCGGCAAGGGAAGAGAACGTGTTCCTGTTCGTCGGCACTCGCTCACGGTAGTCGGCGGCGCCCGACCCGATCACCGCGACGACCTGTGATGTTCACCCCACTCGGCCGCGGTCCCCCGACCGTCGCATACCGTTTCTCCGGAGCGATCGACGCGATCGAACAGCCGCGGCCGGCTGCCGAAACCGGAGAACCGCAGCTGCACGACACCTGAGCACGGAGGAACGGGCGATGGCAGAGCAGGCGTTGATCAGTGGGATGGGCGGCAAGGAGCCGGACATCGACGTGGATGCCTTCACGGCACCGACCTCGGTCGTCATCGGCGAGATCACGATGGCCGCGGGCTCCAGCGTCTGGTACCACGCCGTACTGCGCGCCGACTGCGGCCCGATCGCCATCGGGGCCGACAGCAACATCCAGGACAACTGCAGCGTCCATGTCGACCCCGGGTTCCCCGTCACGGTCGGCGAGCGCGTCTCGGTCGGGCACAACGCCGTGCTCCACGGCTGCACCATCGAGGACGATGTCCTCGTCGGCATGGGCGCCACGGTCCTCAACGGCGCCCGTATCGGGGCCGGTTCGCTGATCGCGGCGCAGGCGCTGGTCCCGCAGGGGATGCAGGTGCCTCCGGGCTCGCTGGTCGCCGGTGTCCCCGCCAAGGTCAAGCGGCAGCTGACCGAGGAGGAGCTGGAAGGCATCAAGTTCAACGCTGTGGGCTATGTGGAGCTCGCCAAGGCGCACCGTCAGGCCCACGAGGGCTGAGCGCGGCGGGCGGTGCGGAATCGCACCGCCCGGTCCGTACCGTCCCCGTCCGGTCAGTCCACGGCCGGTACCGTCGCCGGCCCGGGCGCGGAGGCGGCCGACGACTGCCCCGCCGCCTTCTTGGCCCGGTTCTTCACGATCAGCATCGAGGCGACGCCGATCAGCACCGCGGCCACGAGGCCGAGGTACGAGAACCGCTTGAGCCAGGCCTCGGCGACGACTCCCACCGAGTAGATGACGGCCGTGGTGCCGCCCGCCCAGACGATGCCGCCGAACACGTTGGCGATCAGGAACTTCCAGTAGGGCATGTGCAGTACGCCGGCCAGCGGACCCGCGAAGATCCTAAGCAGCGCCACGAAGCGGCCGAAGAACACCGTCCACATGCCCCACTTCTCGAACGACCGCTCCGCCATCGCGATCTGGCTCTCGCCGAAGTGCTTGGGGAACTTCCCGCCCAGCCGGACCAGTAGCGGCCGTCCGCCCTTGCGGCCGATGGCGTATCCGATCGAGTCACCGACGATCGCGCCGGCCGAGGCGCAGGCGCCGACCATCCACGGGTTGATTCCGTCATGCCCGGCGGCCAGGAGCGCCGCGCTGATCAGGACGATCTCGCCCGGCAGCGGAATACCGAGGCTCTCCAGCCCGATGACCGCGGCCACCAGGGCGTAGACGCTGATCGCGGGGATGGTCTCCAGCCATTCCTGGATGTGCAACGCCGGTTCCTCCCGTAACTGATGCCTGTTGCCCGCCGGGCAACTCCTCGGCGCACGGCGGGAAGCCTACCTGTCCCGCCAGTTGCCCGGACAGCGCGAAAAGCCGCCACGCGCCCTCTCGGGGGTGCGTGGCAGCCCTTCGCGGAACCGGCCGGGATCAGGCGTTGGGACGCAGTGTCCAGACGACCGTCATCTCACCGGTCACCGCGCCGTCCGCGCGCTGGATCTCGATGGCCACGGGGAACTCCGGCCGCTTGCCCTCGTCGAGTTCGGCGACGACATCGGCCACCGGGCGGCCGAGGGTCGCCGTCGCGGTGACGACTCCCTTGGCCAGCTTCTTGTAGCCGATCTCCGCCTTCACCGCGAGCGGCACGGCACGCGACATCTGGTCACCGAAGGCGGCGATGACGATCGCTCCGCTCGCCGATTCCGCCAGCGTGAACATCGCTCCGGCGTGCGGTCCGCCGATGTGGTTGTGGTACTCGGCCTGGTCCGGCAGGCGGACGACCGCGCGCTCGGCGGTCGTCTCCAGGAACTCGAGATTGAGGGTCCGGGCCATCGGAACCGTCGCGACGAGCATCTCGCCGACGGTCATCTGTTCAGCACTCATGGCCAGATGTTACTCATGAGTAGAACTCTTTGACCATCCCCGTCGTCCCCCGGCGCCCCTCCTTGATCACGTCCTTCACCGTCCGCACACGGGGGCGGGCGTAGCAGACCGGCCACCACCCCTCTATCGTTACTCGCCATGTGGCCAGGACAGCAGCCGCCCGGGGGCGAGCAAAACCCGCAGGACCAGAATCAGAACCCGTACCAGCAGCCGGGGTACCAGCAGCCGAATCCCTATCAGCAGCCGGGATATCAGCAGCAGGGCCAGCCCGGACAACAGCCGGGGCATCCGCAGCAGGGCCAGCAGCCCGGCTATCCGCAGCCGAACCCGTACCAGCAGCCGACCGTGCCGCAGTACGCGGTACCCGGCCCGCCCGGTAGCCCGCAGCCCGGCGACAACAACAACAACAAGAAGAAGACCACCGCCGTCGCGATCGTCGCGGCCACCGCTGTCGTCGTGGCCGCCGTGGTGACCGGTGTTGTCGTGATGAACAAGGACGACAAGGGCAAGGACGTCGCCGACGGCAAGCAGTCGTCGGCCCCCGTCAAGCCGTCCGGGTCCGCCTCCACCGAGGCGAACCCGCGCGGCGACGAGGGGGACCCCAAGCCCCTCATCCCCGGGTGGAAGGTCGTCACCAATCCCAAGTGGGGCACGCGGTTCGACGTGCCCGGCGACTGGGAGGTCGGGACGCCCGGCACGTTCTCGTACTTCGAGGACGACAAGAAGGGCGACGGCTCGCCCCTCATCGGTTTCTCCGCGCCGTCGTACTTCCAGAAGAAGTGGTGCGTGGCCGACTCCGACAAGGACGGCACCTCCGAGGACATGAGCCTCGCGAGCGCCGGCACCAGGGGCGCCCAGGGCGCCACCGACGCCGCCAAGAACGCCCACAGCGAGGCCGGCACCTGGGCGTGGGCCGCCTACGCGCAGCACATGCCGCAGAGCACCATCAAGTTCACCGACGCCAAGCAGTACACCACCAAGTCGGGGCTCACCGGCCAGGTCGTCACCGCCACCGCTCCGAATGTCACGAAGCGTAAGAAGTGCGACAGCGACGGCAAGACGATCGCCTTCACCTTCAAGAACAAGAAGGGTGAGTTCGCGTCCTGGGTCCTGTACGGAGCCGATTCCGTCAAGGACGAACTCCCGGACACGACGATCCAGCAGATCCTCAGCACGGTTCGGCTGGTGGACGTCGTCAAGTCCGACTGACCCGCTTGGCCTCTCCCGGAAAGCAGTTGGCACGGCGGGGGTGCGGCAGCGATAGTCCCCTGGTGACCGTCGCCTCCGCCCCCTCATCCCGTCCGCTGTACCCCGGCCGCAACTACCGTCTGCTGACCGCCGCCGCGATCATCACGGGCCTGGGTACCCATGGCGCGCTGATCGCGGCGGCGTTCGCCGTTCTGCAGGCGGGCGGTGACGGCGGCGACGTCGGTCTGGTGGCCGCCGCCAGAACCGCGCCCCTGGTGCTCTTCCTGCTGATCGGCGGGGCGATCGCGGACCGGTTGCCGCGCCACCGGGTGATGGTCGCGGCGAACACCCTCAACTGCCTCTCACAGGCAGCGTTCGCCTGGCTGGTCCTGGCCGGTGATCCGAAGCTGTGGCAGATGATGCTGCTCACCGCGTTGTGCGGCACCGGGCAGGCGTTCTTCAACCCGGCGGCCGAGGGCATGCTGATGTCCAGCGTCAGCCGTGAGCAGGCGAGTCGCGCCTTCGCGCTGTTCCGGATGGCCATGCAGGGCGCGACGATCGGTGGTGCGGCGCTCGGTGGTGCCATGATCGCGGCGATGGACCCGGGCTGGGTGCTGGCCATCGATGCCGTGGCCTTCGCGGTGGCGGGCGCGCTGCGCGCGTTCCTGGACGTCAGCCACATTCCCCCGCGCGCGCCGGGCGGCGGTCTGCTCGCCGATCTGCGGGACGGCTGGCAGGAGTTCGTCGGCCGCCCCTGGCTGTGGAGCATCGTGGCGCAGTTCTCTGTGGTGGTCGCCGCGGTGGGTGCGGCCGAGTCGGTGTACGGTCCGCTGGTCGCCCGGGACGAGCTCGGTGGTGCCCGCCCCTGGGGCTTCGCGCTCGCCGCGTTCGGGGCCGGCACCTTGGGCGGGGCGCTGCTGATGATGCGCTGGAAGCCCCGGCGGCTGCTGCTGGCCGGAACGCTCTGCGTCTTCCCGCTGGCGCTGCCGTCGGCGGGCCTCGCGGTGCCGTTGCCGGTGGCCTGGCTCTGCGCGGTGATGTTCGTCAGCGGCGTCGCCATCGAGGTGTTCGGGGTCTCGTGGATGACGGCCATGCATCAGGAGATCCCGGAGGAGAAGCTCTCGCGCGTCTCGGCGTACGACTGGTTCGGCTCGGTGGCGATGATGCCGGTGGCCACCGCGCTCGCCGGTCCGGTGGAGTCGCTGGTCGGGCGGAGCGAGGCCCTGTGGGGCTGTGCTGCGCTGATCGTGCTGGTCACCGGGGCCGTGCTGTTCGTACCCGAGGTACGCGGTCTGACCCGGGCCCCCGTCACCACCGAGGTGGCGAAGGCCCCGGCACCGGCCTCAGCCGATGCTGAAGGCTCCGTCGGGCGGCTCGGGTGAGGCGACCGCTTCACCGTCCCTGACCGGCCGGGCGGCTCCGGCGAGCCGGTCCAGCGCGGCACCGTACTCGACCCTGGCGGGGAAGGCGTCGGCGGCGCAGCGGCGGGTCAGCGTCGCGGTGTCGATGGGGCTCGGGGAGGCGACGAGGACGAGGTTGCCGAAGCGCCGGCCGCGCAGCACCGCTGGTTCGGCGATCAGCGCGAGTTCCTCGAAGACGGCCGCGAAGGTGGCCAGTTGGGAGCGGAGGAAGCCGAAGGGCGCACCGTCCGCGAGGTTGGCGGCGTAGATTCCGTGGTCCCGCAGCGACCGGCGGGCAGCCTGCGCGTACTCGACGGTGGTGAGGTGGGCGGGTACCCGGGAGCCGCCGAAGACATCCGCGATCAGGATGTCGAGGGAGCCGGGCGCGGTCCGTTCCAGCCGGGTGCGGGCGTCCGTGCCGTGCACGGTGATCCCGCTGCCGTCGGGGACCGGCAGCTGCTCGGCGACCAGTTCGAGGAGCCCGAGGTCGGCCTCGGCTACGTCCTGGCGGGAGCCGGGCCGGGTCGCGGCGGTGTAGCGGGGCAGGGTGAGCGCACCGCCGCCGAGATGGAGCAGGTCCAGCGGTGCGCCCGGTGCCGCCACGCAGTCGACGACATGGGCGAGCCGTCGGGCGTACTCGAACTCGAGATGGTCCGGCGCGTCGAGGTCGACGTAGGACTGCGGCGCGCCGTCGACGGTGAGCAGCCAGGCCCTGTCCCGGTCCACGTCGGGGAGAAGTCTGGCGGTGCCCTGGTCCACGTCCCGGATGACCGGTATCGAGTCGTTCACTCCCCCATTGTGGGGTGCCGGATCAGCTGCTCAGGACCGCGGCCACGGCTTCGGTGTGTGCCGCCGACTGGGCGAGCCCGGCGCGGGCTGCCGCGGCCCGGCAGTTCGGGTCGAGGGGGTTGCGGCCGAATGCCTTCTTCGCCGCGGCGTCCGGGGTGATGACCTCGACACGGGCACCGTTCGCGGCGAGCCCGGCCGCCTGCGAGCGCGGCGAGGCGATGGCCTTGTTGCCACTGGCCGACGGAGCGATGACGACGACGCGTCCGTAACCGGCGGCGAGCTGGGCGTTGGCCGTGGAGTGCACGCCGCCGTCGATCCAGCACCGACCCCCGACGCGGGCGACGGGCCACACGCCGGGGACCGCGGAACTCGCGGTGACGGCGTCGACGAGCGACACGCCGCTGTCCTTGTCGAACGTGTGGAGTTCGCCGGTCGTGGCGTCGACGGCGGTGATGCGCAGGGGACGTTCCGGCCACTCGGGCGACAGGAGACGGCTCGCGACGGCTTCGCGCCGCTGTTCCTCGGTGACACCGAGCCGGGCGTCCTGCGCGATCCTGCCCAGCTTCCGGCCGTACGCCTCGGGGGTCCGGGCGGACAGTACGGCCCCCGCGTATCGCAGCAGCGTGAGCGTGCCGAGCTTGCCGCCGGTCACACCCTGCGGATCGGCGAGCTGGATTTCGTAGAGCTCGGGAAGGCCGAGCAGTCCGGAGGCCAGCTGTGCGCCGACCACCGCTCCCGCCGAGCTGCCGATGATCAGATCCGCCGCGGAGAGGTCCACACCCGACTTCGCGAGCCCGTGCAGGATTCCGGTCTCCCAGGCGCTGCCGGTGACACCGCCGGAACCCAGTACCAGTGCTGTGTCTGTCATTCCGCCAGTCTCGCGCACGGTGCCGGGCCCGCCTCCCGTGGGGTACGGGAGGCGGGCCCTTGGTGCGTCGCGGCTCAGAGCAGTCCGGTGACGGTGCCGGCGCCGACCGTGCGGCCACCCTCCCGGATCGCGAAGCCGAGTCCGCTCTCCAGCGGGACGTCACGTCCCAGCTCGACGGTCAGGTCGACCGTGTCGCCCGGGCGCGCCACCGCCACCGCACCGAGGTCGACGTCGCCGACGACGTCCGCGGTGCGGATGTAGAACTGCGGCCGGTAGCCGGTGGTCACCGGGGTGGTCCGGCCGCCCTCCCGCGCCGACAGGATGTACACCTGCGCGGTGAAGCGACGGCTCGGTGCCACGCTGCCCGGCGCCGCGACCACATGGCCGCGGCGGACCCGGTCTCGCTCCACCCCTCGCAGCAGCAGAGCCACGTTGTCGCCGGCCTCCGCGGACTCCATCGGCTTCCCGAAGGTCTCCAGCCCGGTGACGACCGTCTCGATGTCCGGGTCCGGTCCGAGCACCGAGACCCGGTCGCCGGTACGGACGGTGCCGCGCTCCACGGCTCCGGTGACGACGGTGCCCCGGCCGGTGATGGTCAGGACGTTCTCCACCGACAACAGGAACGGCGCGTCGGTGTAGCGGACCGGCATCGGCACGTACGTGTCGACCGCGTCCAGCAGCGCCTCGACGGCCGCGGTCCAGCGCGGGTCGCCCTCCAGTGCCTTGAGGCCCGACACCCGCACGACGGGAACGGCGTCACCGCCGTAACCGTGCGCGGTGAGCAGCTCGCGGACCTCCAGCTCGACCAGGTCGGTCAGCTCGGGGTCACCCGCGTCCGCCTTGTTGAGGGCGACGACGATGTGGTCGACGCCCACCTGACGGGCGAGCAGCACGTGCTCGGCGGTCTGCGGCATGATCCCGTCGAGCGCGGAGACGACCAGGATCGCCCCGTCGAGCTGGGCGGCGCCGGTGACCATGTTCTTGATGTAGTCGGCGTGCCCCGGCATGTCGACATGCGCGTAGTGGCGGGTGTCGGTCTCGTACTCGACGTGCGCGATGTTGATGGTGATGCCGCGCTGCGTCTCCTCCGGCGCCCGGTCGATCCGCTCGAACGGGACGAACGTGCCGGTCCCGCGGTCGCTGAGGACCTTGGTGATGGCGGCGGTCAGGGTGGTCTTGCCGTGGTCGACGTGGCCCATGGTGCCGATGTTGAGGTGGGGCTTGGTGCGCACGTATGCCGTCTTGGGCATGGTTCATTCCTTGGTGCTCGAAGCTGAGAGAGAAGACCCCAGGGCCCCGCCGACCCTCCCCTTGCGGGGTCCGCCGGACTGTCGGGGGAGGGTCAGCTTCGGGCGCCGCCGATGGGCGCTGCGGCAGCGGTGAACGCTGCTGCGATGATGGGGCTCACGGCAGCCTTCGGCGCGTCCGCGACTGCGGACGGCGCTGCGGGGAAGGCGTACCGGAACATGGGTCGATCATGTCCGACGGGCATGGCCACGTCGAATGGTTTTCCGGCGGACACCGCGGTCCCGGCAAGGGAGTTCGGCCCGCGCCGGCGGCCGGGGCGGGCGACGGGCGGGCATTGGCTGCCCGCCTCCTGCCGCGCACTACGGCGATCACACACCGGCGTCGGTTACTCTCCCCGCATGCTCGACCCCGTCCCCGCCTCCCAGCCCGCCACCGGCCTCGCCGTGCGCTGCACGAGGGCGCTGCTCTCGCCCTGGTCCCGGTTCTCGCTGCTCGTGGCCGTGCTGCTGGGCGCCGCGGCGACGATGCTCCTCTTCGAACCCCAGCGGCTGCTCGCCACCGGCTGGCCCGCCCAACTCAGCGGTGGCGCCGTCGCGGTGATCCTTTTCGGTGTCGCGTACGGCGTGTGCACCGTGGCCTTCGTTCCGCGGCCGCTGCTCAATCTCGCCGCAGGCGCGCTCTTCGGTACACAGGCGGGACTGGCCGCCGCGCTGGCGGGGACGGTGCTCGGCGCGGGCGTCTCGTTCGGGCTGGGCAGGGTGCTGGGGCAGGACGCGCTCCGTACGCTGCTGCGCGGGCGGTGGCTCAGGGCGGCGGACGGCCAGTTGAGCAGGCACGGGTTCCGCTCGATGCTGGCGCTGCGGCTGTTCCCGGGCGTGCCGTTCGCGGCGGCCAACTACTGCGCGGCGGTGTCGCGCATGGGGTATCCGCCGTTCCTGGTGGCCACCGGGATCGGCTCGATTCCGAACACCGCGGCGTACGTCGTCGCGGGCAGCGAGGCGTCGTCACCGACATCGCCGGCGTTCCTGGCCGCGATGGGCTTCATCGTGCTGACGGGGCTCGGCGCGGCCGTTGTCGCCTGGCGCAAGCGCCACCGGCTGGCCGCCGAGTGAGCTGGTGCGCAGGGCGGCCGGCACGGGGGCGGTGGGCGGCCCGGGGGTACGCGTAA from Streptomyces sp. NBC_01591 includes:
- a CDS encoding gamma carbonic anhydrase family protein; the protein is MAEQALISGMGGKEPDIDVDAFTAPTSVVIGEITMAAGSSVWYHAVLRADCGPIAIGADSNIQDNCSVHVDPGFPVTVGERVSVGHNAVLHGCTIEDDVLVGMGATVLNGARIGAGSLIAAQALVPQGMQVPPGSLVAGVPAKVKRQLTEEELEGIKFNAVGYVELAKAHRQAHEG
- a CDS encoding helix-turn-helix domain-containing protein, whose amino-acid sequence is MSDLDQLTQSLARNLKRWRGERGFTLDVLAARAGVSRGMIIQIEQARTNPSVGTTVKLADALGVSITTLLDHEQGSPVRLVPESQAVRMWSTDAGSSSTLLVGTEARGPLELWSWRLMPGDSSASDPHPEGTVELLHVTAGELTLVVDGTSYAVPEGGSASFEAHHPHTYRNDGSEPAEVTMAVSIPPVR
- a CDS encoding DUF4442 domain-containing protein, with translation MTVGEMLVATVPMARTLNLEFLETTAERAVVRLPDQAEYHNHIGGPHAGAMFTLAESASGAIVIAAFGDQMSRAVPLAVKAEIGYKKLAKGVVTATATLGRPVADVVAELDEGKRPEFPVAIEIQRADGAVTGEMTVVWTLRPNA
- a CDS encoding TVP38/TMEM64 family protein, translating into MLDPVPASQPATGLAVRCTRALLSPWSRFSLLVAVLLGAAATMLLFEPQRLLATGWPAQLSGGAVAVILFGVAYGVCTVAFVPRPLLNLAAGALFGTQAGLAAALAGTVLGAGVSFGLGRVLGQDALRTLLRGRWLRAADGQLSRHGFRSMLALRLFPGVPFAAANYCAAVSRMGYPPFLVATGIGSIPNTAAYVVAGSEASSPTSPAFLAAMGFIVLTGLGAAVVAWRKRHRLAAE
- a CDS encoding DedA family protein; this translates as MHIQEWLETIPAISVYALVAAVIGLESLGIPLPGEIVLISAALLAAGHDGINPWMVGACASAGAIVGDSIGYAIGRKGGRPLLVRLGGKFPKHFGESQIAMAERSFEKWGMWTVFFGRFVALLRIFAGPLAGVLHMPYWKFLIANVFGGIVWAGGTTAVIYSVGVVAEAWLKRFSYLGLVAAVLIGVASMLIVKNRAKKAAGQSSAASAPGPATVPAVD
- a CDS encoding patatin-like phospholipase family protein, producing MTDTALVLGSGGVTGSAWETGILHGLAKSGVDLSAADLIIGSSAGAVVGAQLASGLLGLPELYEIQLADPQGVTGGKLGTLTLLRYAGAVLSARTPEAYGRKLGRIAQDARLGVTEEQRREAVASRLLSPEWPERPLRITAVDATTGELHTFDKDSGVSLVDAVTASSAVPGVWPVARVGGRCWIDGGVHSTANAQLAAGYGRVVVIAPSASGNKAIASPRSQAAGLAANGARVEVITPDAAAKKAFGRNPLDPNCRAAAARAGLAQSAAHTEAVAAVLSS
- a CDS encoding MFS transporter, translating into MTVASAPSSRPLYPGRNYRLLTAAAIITGLGTHGALIAAAFAVLQAGGDGGDVGLVAAARTAPLVLFLLIGGAIADRLPRHRVMVAANTLNCLSQAAFAWLVLAGDPKLWQMMLLTALCGTGQAFFNPAAEGMLMSSVSREQASRAFALFRMAMQGATIGGAALGGAMIAAMDPGWVLAIDAVAFAVAGALRAFLDVSHIPPRAPGGGLLADLRDGWQEFVGRPWLWSIVAQFSVVVAAVGAAESVYGPLVARDELGGARPWGFALAAFGAGTLGGALLMMRWKPRRLLLAGTLCVFPLALPSAGLAVPLPVAWLCAVMFVSGVAIEVFGVSWMTAMHQEIPEEKLSRVSAYDWFGSVAMMPVATALAGPVESLVGRSEALWGCAALIVLVTGAVLFVPEVRGLTRAPVTTEVAKAPAPASADAEGSVGRLG
- a CDS encoding acyltransferase, which translates into the protein MPTNRNTFSSLAAWRRRALSRAVHRSWRWVQETGAVTADRPGALRFGRIGAGTRLAFPQGTVFGERWIELGSHCVIGEQVTLTAGLMPDLDLGPDPILTLGDGVVLGRGSHVVADTTVTIGSDTYCGPYVYITSTNHSYDDPHEPVGRQWPRMEPVAIGPGCWIGTGAVILPGATLGRNVVVAAGAVVRGEVPDHAVVAGAPARVVRSWHPEKGWQPPLRTPAPVPIPTGVTPEQLLALAEPGEKPGPSAG
- a CDS encoding spermidine synthase: MNDSIPVIRDVDQGTARLLPDVDRDRAWLLTVDGAPQSYVDLDAPDHLEFEYARRLAHVVDCVAAPGAPLDLLHLGGGALTLPRYTAATRPGSRQDVAEADLGLLELVAEQLPVPDGSGITVHGTDARTRLERTAPGSLDILIADVFGGSRVPAHLTTVEYAQAARRSLRDHGIYAANLADGAPFGFLRSQLATFAAVFEELALIAEPAVLRGRRFGNLVLVASPSPIDTATLTRRCAADAFPARVEYGAALDRLAGAARPVRDGEAVASPEPPDGAFSIG
- the tuf gene encoding elongation factor Tu; the protein is MPKTAYVRTKPHLNIGTMGHVDHGKTTLTAAITKVLSDRGTGTFVPFERIDRAPEETQRGITINIAHVEYETDTRHYAHVDMPGHADYIKNMVTGAAQLDGAILVVSALDGIMPQTAEHVLLARQVGVDHIVVALNKADAGDPELTDLVELEVRELLTAHGYGGDAVPVVRVSGLKALEGDPRWTAAVEALLDAVDTYVPMPVRYTDAPFLLSVENVLTITGRGTVVTGAVERGTVRTGDRVSVLGPDPDIETVVTGLETFGKPMESAEAGDNVALLLRGVERDRVRRGHVVAAPGSVAPSRRFTAQVYILSAREGGRTTPVTTGYRPQFYIRTADVVGDVDLGAVAVARPGDTVDLTVELGRDVPLESGLGFAIREGGRTVGAGTVTGLL